A genomic segment from Spinacia oleracea cultivar Varoflay chromosome 3, BTI_SOV_V1, whole genome shotgun sequence encodes:
- the LOC110776943 gene encoding vacuolar-sorting protein BRO1, translating to MATSTSSAATTNLMLAIHEKKTNSVDLYRPLRNYITFHYSEREAQNLEDDLETVKQLRTDIEKSSDSPPARRDILIKYFKCLCLMETRFPISSDKDHINTLQFTWFDAFKTRNKSSQINLHLEKAAVLFNLGAVYSQIGLAVDRSTVEGRKQAVYNFVTAAGVFAYLRDNVAVKAAAGGSATVDVSVECAGMLERLMLAQAQECVFETSIAKGSTPGVCSKISRQVGIYYEEALAALSVPPLNQHFDKTWIAHVQLKASLFFAEACFRYSLELHEKEEIAEEIARLKSGISALSDKRSTKGAPAQLLDAVSKLEASLNRNLERAMKENDRVYLQRVPQASSLAPLSAFSMVKPMSLDELVDASKEKMFLSLIPDSSTKALSRYTEMVDDVIRTQAEKLQQGSELARVRLKEMDLPESLLALEGNVTLPENLKEDVEAVQISGGPAGLEGELQQLRDLRRVNHELLVQTEELLQKEAQEDSQFRSQFGTRWTRPQSSTLTKNLLDRLNRFAANLKQAGESDARIERSVKDHSSLMSILDCHPIEAALPSLAKPIMSLDANEDAIVGNLKQSLRQLETLGAERAGLEDMLKEMKRKDDILPKLMTSTGSYEDLFKKEIAKYDNICEEISHNIQAQGQLLMQIQAHNDQFSAIFNLEDFKASREKCYKQIEAAIAKYREIKENINEGLKFYVTLQDAITNVKQQCSDFVMTRNIQCREMIEDVQRQISGLSFQDRTSSNQSYPSVGQNHPPPRTMSPQQTDNGNVSQASRAQVPASYYHPASQQTETGNVRPQSPAPYYQPPQDPPMPGYAPSYGGPSQQPHQPPYQGQGQGPPSSGSPYPSQQPHQQPPSSYEYGQPAYPGWRGPYYNAHNQQPSSFPRPPYTVPTPYPPHQGGYYRPQ from the exons ATGGCTACCTCAACCTCctcagcagcaacaacaaaccTAATGCTAGCAATCCACGAGAAGAAGACGAACTCCGTTGACCTATACCGTCCCCTGCGCAATTACATCACCTTCCACTACTCCGAGCGCGAGGCGCAAAACCTAGAAGACGATCTCGAAACCGTCAAACAACTCCGCACCGACATCGAAAAATCATCCGATTCGCCTCCCGCAAGGCGCGACATTCTAATCAAGTACTTCAAATGCCTTTGCTTAATGGAAACTCGATTCCCAATTTCGTCCGACAAGGATCACATCAATACGCTTCAATTCACCTGGTTCGACGCTTTTAAAACCAGGAATAAGTCGTCGCAAATCAATCTACACCTTGAGAAGGCGGCTGTGTTGTTTAATTTGGGTGCGGTGTATAGTCAGATTGGTCTGGCTGTTGATCGGTCCACGGTGGAGGGGAGGAAGCAGGCGGTCTATAACTTTGTTACTGCTGCCGGTGTTTTCGCTTATTTGAGGGATAATGTGGCGGTAAAGGCGGCCGCTGGGGGGTCGGCGACTGTGGATGTTTCAGTTGAGTGTGCTGGGATGTTAGAGAGGCTGATGTTGGCTCAGGCTCAGGAGTGTGTTTTTGAGACTAGCATTGCTAAAGGAAGTACTCCTGGTGTTTGCTCTAAGATTTCCCGTCAG GTTGGAATCTATTACGAGGAAGCTTTAGCGGCACTTAGTGTTCCTCCTCTTAATCAACATTTTGACAAGACTTGGATAGCCCATGTGCAGCTAAAGGCATCTCTTTTTTTCGCTGAAGCTTGCTTTAGGTATAGTTTAGAGCTCCATGAGAAAGAGGAGATAGCTGAAGAAATTGCTAGGCTAAAGTCTGGGATTAGTGCTCTATCTGATAAGAGATCAACAAAAGGAGCTCCTGCACAGCTCCTAGACGCTGTTAGTAAGCTAGAGGCAAGTCTTAATCGCAATTTGGAGAGGGCAATGAAGGAGAACGATAGAGTGTACTTGCAAAGGGTTCCACAGGCTAGTTCATTGGCTCCTCTATCTGCGTTCTCTATGGTAAAACCAATGTCTCTTGATGAGTTAGTGGACGCGAGCAAAGAGAAGATGTTTTTATCTCTTATTCCAGACAGTAGTACCAAAGCACTTTCCAGGTACACTGAGATGGTTGATGATGTTATCAGAACACAAGCTGAGAAACTCCAGCAGGGAAGCGAGCTAGCTAGAGTGAGGCTCAAAGAAATGGACTTGCCTGAATCTCTTCTTGCTTTAGAAGGGAATGTAACCCTTCCAGAAAATCTTAAAGAAGATGTGGAAGCAGTGCAAATTAGCGGTGGCCCAGCTGGACTGGAAGGTGAGTTACAGCAACTTAGAGATCTGAGAAGGGTCAATCATGAATTATTGGTGCAGACAGAGGAACTTTTGCAAAAAGAAGCTCAGGAGGATTCTCAATTTAGAAGCCAGTTTGGCACACGGTGGACTAGGCCTCAATCCAGTACACTTACAAAAAACCTGCTGGATAGGCTGAATAGATTTGCTGCAAACTTGAAGCAAGCTGGAGAAAGTGATGCTAGAATTGAGCGTTCTGTTAAAGACCATTCTTCCCTCATGTCCATACTTGATTGCCATCCT ATTGAGGCTGCACTTCCAAGTCTTGCAAAGCCAATCATGTCTTTGGATGCTAACGAGGATGCAATAGTTGGAAATTTGAAGCAAAGTctg AGGCAACTGGAGACTCTCGGAGCCGAACGGGCAGGCCTTGAAGACATGCTTaaagaaatgaaaagaaag GATGACATACTGCCAAAGCTAATGACATCTACTGGATCTTATGAGGATCTTTTTAAGAAGGAGATAGCAAAATATGATAACATCTGCGAGGAGATTTCTCATAATATCCAGGCACAAGGGCAGCTATTGATGCAAATTCAG GCTCATAATGACCAGTTCTCTGCTATCTTCAATCTTGAAGATTTCAAGG CTTCCAGAGAGAAGTGCTATAAGCAGATTGAAGCTGCAATAGCAAAGTACCGAGAAATCAAGGAGAACATAAACGAGGGACTCAAGTTTTATGTAACGCTCCAG GATGCAATTACAAATGTAAAACAACAGTGTAGTGACTTTGTGATGACCCGAAATATCCAGTGCCGTGAAATGATAGAAGATGTGCAGAGACAAATATCAGGTCTCAGTTTCCAGGATAGGACTTCGAGTAATCAGAGCTACCCATCAGTAGGGCAAAACCATCCGCCTCCAAGAACAATGTCTCCGCAGCAAACAGATAACGGAAATGTTTCCCAAGCTTCAAGGGCACAGGTACCTGCCTCCTATTATCATCCAGCCTCGCAGCAAACAGAGACTGGAAATGTTAGGCCACAATCACCAGCCCCTTACTATCAGCCACCACAGGATCCCCCAATGCCTGGATATGCTCCTTCTTATGGTGGTCCCTCCCAGCAACCACATCAACCTCCATACCAGGGTCAGGGTCAGGGTCCACCTTCATCTGGTTCACCATACCCATCCCAACAACCACACCAGCAGCCGCCAAGCAGTTATGAATATGGGCAGCCTGCTTATCCAGGATGGCGAGGTCCATATTACAATGCACATAACCAACAGCCTTCATCGTTCCCTCGACCACCATACACTGTTCCAACTCCCTATCCTCCTCATCAAGGTGGATACTACAGGCCACAATGA